A stretch of Rhizobium glycinendophyticum DNA encodes these proteins:
- a CDS encoding D-alanyl-D-alanine carboxypeptidase, producing the protein MKKLLIAFSFCVAILSLSTSAQAGSAQLLLDARTGEVLASENPDALNHPASLTKMMTIYMVLDAIHAGKLSWDSPVPFSKYASARPPTKLRVKAGDSITVKEAVLAMIVLSANDVATAVGEKIGGSEEGFAALMTRKARSLGMLNTTFFNASGLPHDQQFTTARDMSTLGVALIRDFPKDYELFSTKSFAFRGRTINGHNNLMYRYKGMDGIKTGYTNASGFNLVSAVESKGRRVIGVVMGGRTAASRDRLMEKLIDANIKKASTGTQLVASHTTGVQMDLARLGDDIPVPASRQSAMAAVQGMAGATGVGTSDFAAAYAEGDLAPAAQPLTAAIPRVTPRANVGAGASVGGQGAQQASAASTTGERKWQIQIAAATSAQAAMDLLSDARDKVGAPLKNLDTYTEMVTRNGTTFYRARFTGFDTKDEARTVCDKLVRQRYDCVLMPARG; encoded by the coding sequence ATGAAGAAGTTATTGATCGCGTTTTCGTTTTGCGTGGCGATCCTGTCTCTCTCGACTTCGGCCCAGGCCGGCAGCGCCCAGCTTCTCCTCGATGCGCGCACCGGTGAAGTGCTTGCCTCCGAAAACCCCGACGCGCTCAATCACCCGGCATCACTGACCAAGATGATGACCATCTACATGGTTCTCGATGCGATCCATGCCGGCAAGCTCAGCTGGGACAGCCCCGTTCCGTTCTCGAAATACGCCTCCGCCCGCCCGCCGACCAAGCTGCGCGTTAAAGCCGGTGACTCGATTACCGTCAAGGAAGCCGTGCTTGCGATGATCGTGCTCTCGGCCAACGATGTTGCAACCGCCGTCGGCGAAAAAATCGGCGGTTCGGAAGAGGGTTTTGCCGCGCTGATGACCCGCAAGGCGCGTTCGCTTGGGATGCTCAACACCACCTTCTTCAACGCCTCGGGTCTGCCGCACGACCAGCAGTTCACCACCGCCCGCGACATGTCGACCCTCGGCGTCGCCCTGATCCGCGACTTTCCCAAGGATTACGAACTCTTCTCCACCAAGAGCTTCGCCTTCCGCGGCCGCACCATCAATGGCCACAATAACCTGATGTATCGCTACAAGGGCATGGACGGCATCAAGACCGGCTATACCAATGCTTCGGGCTTCAACCTCGTCAGCGCCGTCGAAAGCAAGGGACGCCGCGTGATCGGCGTGGTCATGGGCGGCCGCACGGCCGCGAGCCGTGACAGGCTGATGGAAAAGCTCATCGACGCCAACATCAAGAAGGCCTCGACGGGAACGCAGCTCGTGGCGAGCCACACGACCGGTGTCCAGATGGACCTCGCCCGCCTGGGTGACGACATCCCGGTGCCCGCCTCGCGCCAGTCGGCCATGGCAGCTGTCCAGGGCATGGCCGGCGCAACCGGTGTCGGGACGAGCGACTTTGCCGCCGCCTATGCCGAGGGTGACCTCGCTCCGGCGGCGCAGCCGCTGACCGCCGCCATCCCGCGCGTCACGCCGCGCGCCAATGTCGGTGCCGGAGCCTCCGTCGGCGGGCAGGGCGCCCAGCAGGCCTCTGCCGCCTCGACCACCGGCGAGCGCAAGTGGCAGATCCAGATCGCTGCCGCCACCTCCGCCCAGGCAGCCATGGATCTGCTCTCCGACGCCCGCGACAAGGTCGGCGCGCCGCTCAAGAACCTGGACACCTATACCGAGATGGTCACCCGCAACGGCACCACCTTCTACCGCGCCCGTTTCACCGGCTTCGACACCAAGGACGAAGCCCGCACCGTCTGTGACAAGCTGGTCCGCCAGCGCTACGACTGCGTGCTGATGCCTGCGCGGGGGTGA
- the pdxH gene encoding pyridoxamine 5'-phosphate oxidase produces the protein MSEVGLTTGDFTEENEPFALFATWLKDAEASEINDPNAVALATVDADGLPNVRMVLLKGYDSRGFVFYTNFESQKGQEILGQKKAAMCFHWKSLRRQIRLRGEVEVVSDAEADEYYQSRPLGSRIGAWASKQSRPLEGRFALEKAVAEYTAKYALGNVPRPPHWSGFRIIPKSIEFWHDRKFRLHDRIEFRRDGEGWAKVRMYP, from the coding sequence ATGTCAGAAGTCGGGTTAACAACTGGTGACTTTACCGAAGAGAACGAGCCCTTTGCCTTGTTCGCCACCTGGCTGAAGGACGCAGAGGCTTCGGAGATCAATGATCCCAATGCGGTAGCATTGGCCACCGTGGATGCGGATGGTCTTCCGAATGTGCGTATGGTGCTTCTCAAGGGGTACGATTCTCGCGGCTTCGTTTTCTACACGAATTTTGAGAGCCAAAAGGGACAGGAAATTCTCGGCCAGAAAAAGGCGGCAATGTGTTTTCATTGGAAATCGCTCCGCCGACAGATCCGCTTGCGTGGTGAAGTCGAGGTCGTTTCCGACGCCGAGGCGGACGAATATTACCAGTCCCGCCCGCTCGGCAGCCGCATTGGCGCCTGGGCCTCGAAACAGTCGCGCCCGCTCGAAGGCCGCTTCGCGCTGGAAAAGGCGGTGGCCGAATATACGGCCAAATATGCGCTCGGAAACGTGCCGCGTCCGCCCCACTGGTCCGGCTTCCGCATCATTCCGAAGTCGATCGAATTCTGGCACGACCGCAAGTTTCGCCTGCACGACCGTATCGAGTTTCGCCGCGACGGCGAGGGCTGGGCGAAGGTGCGGATGTACCCGTGA
- a CDS encoding histidine phosphatase family protein: MLIYMIRHGLTDWNAEGRMQGQKDIGLNDIGRAQASEIGRKLGQILGDTALDYDFVSSPLSRTRDTMERVRAAMGLPAEGYCIDDRLKELSFGDWEGSTLPELARVSPERVAERARQKWSFIPPGDDAESYEILSWRIGAWLASVERPTVCVSHGGVIRSCFRLIGNVDEDEACEMNIPQDRILKIDLATASSAATIGWI; encoded by the coding sequence GTGCTCATCTACATGATCCGTCACGGCCTGACCGACTGGAACGCCGAAGGGCGGATGCAGGGACAGAAGGATATCGGCCTCAACGATATCGGCCGCGCTCAGGCGAGCGAGATCGGCCGCAAGCTCGGGCAAATTCTCGGCGATACCGCGCTCGACTACGATTTCGTCTCCTCTCCCCTTTCGCGTACCCGTGACACCATGGAACGCGTGCGGGCCGCCATGGGCCTGCCGGCAGAGGGCTACTGCATCGACGACCGGTTGAAGGAACTCTCCTTCGGAGACTGGGAAGGCTCGACGCTGCCAGAACTTGCTCGAGTTTCGCCCGAGCGGGTGGCAGAGCGGGCGCGGCAGAAGTGGAGCTTCATTCCGCCGGGCGACGATGCCGAAAGCTATGAGATTCTGTCCTGGCGGATCGGCGCCTGGCTAGCATCCGTGGAACGGCCGACGGTCTGCGTCAGCCATGGCGGTGTGATCCGCAGCTGTTTCCGGCTGATCGGGAATGTGGATGAAGACGAGGCCTGCGAAATGAACATCCCGCAGGACCGGATATTGAAGATCGACCTGGCCACGGCGTCGTCCGCCGCCACGATCGGCTGGATCTGA
- a CDS encoding polysaccharide deacetylase family protein codes for MAGQLKQRIKRAVITAGLEVSFCLSRLGLFKAARGRGVIFTLHHVRPAEAGPFQPNRHLEITPEFLDAAIVGLKRDGYRFLRLDDVPAALQEPAASTPFAVFTLDDGFRNNAQHALPVFERHGVPFTIFVCKGLSERSHTMWWDTAAMLIARQKRLTLCLPAERIDVDCSTVKTKAAAFDAVAKAIFSSNEAKAVALLDATAQAIGLNPHALVAETVMDGEELRALAQHPLVSYGAHTVSHRALEALTDTEILAELNDSAEYVAEITGIRPVTFAYPYGDARSATPRTAGYAEWAGFRLAVTTRPGTLTEASLDAPQLLPRISLNGFYQKARYVQALASGIPSRLGRG; via the coding sequence ATGGCGGGACAGTTGAAACAGAGGATCAAGCGGGCGGTGATCACCGCCGGGCTGGAGGTCTCCTTCTGCCTTTCCCGTCTTGGGCTGTTCAAGGCGGCGCGGGGACGCGGCGTGATTTTCACGCTGCATCACGTTCGCCCTGCCGAAGCGGGTCCGTTCCAGCCGAACCGTCATCTTGAGATCACGCCGGAATTCCTCGACGCCGCGATCGTCGGGCTGAAACGGGACGGCTATCGTTTCCTTCGGCTGGACGACGTGCCGGCAGCACTCCAAGAACCCGCCGCCTCCACCCCCTTTGCCGTCTTCACGCTTGACGACGGATTTCGCAACAATGCCCAGCACGCCCTTCCCGTCTTCGAGCGGCATGGTGTGCCCTTCACCATCTTCGTCTGCAAGGGCCTGTCGGAGCGCAGCCACACCATGTGGTGGGACACGGCGGCCATGCTGATCGCACGGCAAAAACGTCTGACGCTCTGCCTGCCCGCCGAACGGATCGATGTCGACTGCAGCACCGTCAAAACGAAGGCGGCGGCATTCGACGCCGTCGCGAAAGCGATCTTTTCCAGCAATGAGGCAAAGGCCGTCGCTCTACTCGACGCCACCGCCCAGGCCATCGGCCTCAATCCGCATGCGCTGGTGGCAGAAACCGTAATGGACGGCGAAGAGCTGCGGGCGCTTGCACAACACCCGCTCGTCTCCTACGGCGCCCATACCGTCAGCCACAGGGCATTGGAGGCGCTGACGGACACGGAGATCCTCGCCGAACTCAACGACAGCGCCGAGTATGTCGCTGAGATCACCGGTATACGGCCGGTGACCTTCGCCTATCCCTACGGGGATGCACGCAGCGCAACGCCCCGCACGGCGGGTTATGCGGAATGGGCGGGGTTTCGGCTGGCCGTCACCACGCGCCCCGGCACCCTCACCGAAGCCTCGCTTGATGCACCGCAGCTTTTGCCGCGCATCTCGCTCAACGGGTTCTACCAGAAGGCCCGTTACGTGCAGGCACTGGCGTCCGGGATTCCCTCTCGGCTCGGTCGCGGCTAA
- a CDS encoding J domain-containing protein produces the protein MRDFYSILGVKRDAGADEIKAAWRTKAKSVHPDQNRDDPNAHNRFAEMGRAYEVLKDPAKRSRYDQQRSKVEALEREQTIMQQRNAAREAAEKAKIAKANAERILAELAQAEAEKAKAEAAAAAKAEAARAAKQAKSAKPDPKAEAAKSKGEGSTADNGAKPAPAGPSADAGKSQAAGAGGAGAKSEGPEDIVSRIFGDSPEAAVAAEQLKRDQEASDLNDGIPLRTTSSPLLAPIELFSSLVRRLRRTPPPPPPEKAPDVFAEAIVAISDLLEQKAVPVTLTDGREVRVPLSGATEGHVVKLKGQGLKFQGLLRGDLAVTIRILRSERFAVDGFDIKTVLPITLENAVLGCETEVEGPEGPVKITVPPWSNSDQAIRVEALGLPDGDGGRGALVVELRVMLWEKPDEKVTDLMRLMREGLYI, from the coding sequence ATGCGTGACTTCTATTCGATCCTGGGCGTGAAGCGCGATGCGGGTGCGGACGAGATCAAGGCCGCATGGCGCACGAAGGCAAAATCCGTGCATCCGGACCAGAACCGCGACGATCCCAATGCGCATAACCGCTTTGCCGAAATGGGCCGCGCCTATGAGGTGCTGAAGGACCCTGCCAAGCGCAGCCGCTACGACCAGCAGCGCTCCAAGGTCGAGGCATTGGAGCGCGAGCAGACCATCATGCAGCAGCGCAACGCCGCCCGCGAGGCCGCCGAAAAGGCAAAAATCGCCAAGGCGAATGCCGAGCGCATTCTGGCTGAATTGGCTCAGGCCGAGGCGGAAAAGGCGAAGGCCGAAGCCGCTGCCGCCGCCAAGGCAGAGGCAGCAAGGGCTGCCAAGCAGGCCAAATCCGCAAAGCCTGACCCGAAGGCCGAGGCCGCGAAATCCAAGGGCGAGGGCAGTACGGCCGACAATGGCGCAAAGCCAGCACCGGCAGGCCCATCGGCCGACGCCGGCAAGTCCCAGGCCGCTGGGGCCGGCGGTGCGGGTGCGAAATCCGAGGGGCCGGAAGACATCGTTTCCCGCATCTTCGGCGACAGCCCGGAGGCGGCGGTTGCTGCCGAACAGCTGAAGCGCGACCAGGAGGCGTCTGACCTTAATGACGGCATCCCGTTGCGCACGACGAGTTCGCCGCTCCTTGCCCCGATCGAATTGTTCAGCTCTCTCGTGCGGCGCCTGCGTCGTACCCCTCCTCCGCCACCGCCGGAAAAGGCACCCGATGTCTTTGCCGAGGCGATCGTTGCAATCTCTGACCTGCTGGAACAAAAGGCTGTGCCCGTCACCCTCACCGATGGACGGGAGGTGCGCGTGCCGCTCAGCGGCGCCACCGAAGGTCATGTCGTCAAGCTTAAAGGCCAGGGGCTCAAGTTCCAGGGCCTCCTCAGAGGCGACCTTGCCGTTACGATCCGCATATTGCGCAGTGAACGCTTCGCCGTCGATGGCTTCGACATCAAGACCGTTCTGCCGATCACGCTGGAAAATGCCGTTCTCGGCTGCGAAACCGAAGTGGAAGGGCCGGAAGGGCCGGTCAAGATCACGGTCCCGCCTTGGTCGAATTCGGATCAGGCAATCCGCGTCGAGGCCCTTGGGCTGCCGGACGGGGATGGCGGGCGGGGTGCGCTCGTGGTCGAACTCCGGGTCATGCTCTGGGAAAAGCCGGACGAGAAGGTGACAGACCTGATGCGCCTGATGCGCGAAGGTCTCTACATCTGA
- a CDS encoding RT0821/Lpp0805 family surface protein: MRKASMIFVIAATLPLSGCFGSSMDLFGADSVDSSISTSTVSKKGNPSSHSDELTVQSAVSSVDLEKTDGKPLPWANATTGSAGVVTAIQEEKGQGFICRNFSTTRHSYEGIAYFSGKTCTSGSGNWELMSFDRRS, translated from the coding sequence ATGCGCAAAGCCTCGATGATCTTCGTCATCGCTGCGACACTTCCGCTCAGCGGCTGCTTCGGCAGCAGCATGGACCTATTCGGAGCCGACAGCGTCGACAGCTCGATCTCGACATCGACCGTCTCCAAGAAGGGTAATCCCTCCAGCCATTCGGACGAACTCACCGTGCAGAGCGCGGTCTCCTCTGTCGACCTCGAAAAGACCGATGGCAAGCCGCTTCCCTGGGCCAATGCGACTACTGGCAGCGCCGGAGTGGTGACCGCCATTCAGGAAGAAAAGGGCCAGGGGTTCATCTGCCGCAATTTCTCCACCACCCGACACTCCTATGAGGGTATCGCCTATTTCTCCGGCAAGACCTGTACATCGGGCAGCGGAAATTGGGAACTTATGAGCTTCGATCGCCGTTCGTAA
- a CDS encoding bleomycin resistance protein, which produces MGNALVPELGVSDWRRSRAFYLDFVGFEVAYERPEEGFSYLTLGEAQLMIDQIGIGRTFALENAPIERPFGRGLNLQIRVPDVVDILYRLSEAGVALYLPLEEKWYRRDDHEVGNRQFVVADPDGYLLRLFEDLGRRELAAEG; this is translated from the coding sequence ATCGGCAATGCGCTGGTGCCGGAGCTGGGCGTCAGCGACTGGCGCAGGAGCCGGGCCTTTTATCTGGATTTTGTTGGATTCGAGGTCGCCTATGAGCGGCCGGAGGAAGGCTTCAGCTACCTGACGCTCGGCGAGGCGCAGTTGATGATCGACCAGATCGGCATCGGACGGACTTTTGCGCTCGAGAATGCACCGATCGAGCGCCCCTTCGGACGGGGGCTCAATCTGCAGATCCGGGTGCCTGATGTCGTCGACATCCTGTATCGTCTCAGCGAAGCGGGCGTGGCGCTCTACCTGCCACTCGAAGAGAAGTGGTATCGTCGGGATGACCACGAGGTCGGCAACCGGCAATTCGTCGTGGCGGATCCGGACGGGTATCTGCTGCGGCTGTTCGAGGATCTTGGTCGGCGGGAGCTCGCGGCCGAAGGCTGA
- a CDS encoding MFS transporter, with the protein MSKTAAISPAAAQAGADPAAPSPQTVDTSTEGRWLDLLTPRHAATTVMLCMGVALFAFNGFLVTTVMPSAIAEIGGGELIAWSVSLYLIGSIVSGASAAALKSRFGSRLVMLVATLLFLGGTLAAALATAMPQVLLGRMAQGLGEGIVAALCYALIPALYPTRLVPKVFGAEAMVWAVASFGGPFAAGWITETLSWRAAFLVNIPLGLIFLVLAIKTATPREIYETGSRIPLAPLLLLAAGMLVLLSAGSAVDLRISALTVIVGITLVSWSVVRDRTSSDRLMPQGAFGFGSTVGTGLWVVLLMPVAQATSAVYIVFGLQHVFGYGPTAAGGFGAVMAMSWSVVAVLIANLTSPQARRRAIQGGPVLQCAGMILVAVGMALQILPLLVLGQVLVGAAFGSSWSYLNQMLMASSPASERDKTSGLLPTLQSAGYAIGAALAGLTANSLGFAGSSDADRLHLVLSATFVAPILWTLPAIILAQRTLRLAPAPWGPGLS; encoded by the coding sequence ATGTCCAAGACCGCCGCCATCTCCCCCGCCGCTGCCCAAGCCGGCGCCGATCCTGCCGCGCCCAGCCCGCAGACGGTGGACACCTCAACCGAGGGCCGCTGGCTCGACCTCTTGACGCCCCGCCACGCCGCGACGACCGTGATGCTGTGCATGGGGGTGGCACTCTTTGCCTTCAACGGCTTTCTCGTCACCACCGTGATGCCGAGCGCCATTGCCGAGATCGGCGGTGGCGAACTGATCGCCTGGTCGGTGTCGCTCTACCTGATCGGTTCGATCGTATCAGGCGCCAGTGCCGCAGCACTGAAGAGCCGGTTCGGGTCGAGGCTGGTGATGTTGGTCGCGACGCTGCTGTTTCTCGGTGGCACGCTCGCGGCCGCCCTCGCGACCGCGATGCCGCAGGTGCTGCTCGGCCGGATGGCGCAGGGGCTTGGCGAAGGTATTGTCGCTGCCCTCTGCTATGCGCTCATTCCCGCCCTCTATCCGACGCGGCTGGTGCCCAAGGTTTTTGGCGCCGAAGCCATGGTCTGGGCGGTCGCCTCTTTCGGCGGCCCCTTCGCGGCCGGGTGGATCACCGAGACCCTGTCCTGGCGCGCCGCCTTCCTGGTGAATATCCCGCTCGGGCTGATCTTCCTCGTGCTTGCGATCAAGACGGCGACGCCGAGGGAGATCTACGAAACCGGCAGCCGGATACCACTTGCTCCCCTGCTTCTGCTGGCCGCAGGGATGCTGGTGCTGTTGTCTGCCGGCTCGGCGGTCGATCTGCGCATTTCGGCGCTCACCGTCATCGTCGGCATAACGCTTGTGAGCTGGAGCGTGGTCCGTGATCGCACGTCTTCTGACCGGCTGATGCCGCAGGGCGCGTTCGGGTTCGGATCGACCGTTGGCACTGGACTCTGGGTCGTGCTGCTGATGCCGGTGGCGCAGGCGACCAGCGCCGTCTACATCGTCTTCGGACTGCAGCATGTCTTCGGCTATGGTCCGACGGCGGCCGGCGGGTTCGGCGCCGTGATGGCGATGAGCTGGAGTGTGGTCGCCGTGCTGATCGCCAACCTCACTTCGCCGCAGGCGAGGCGGCGGGCGATACAGGGCGGGCCTGTGCTGCAATGCGCCGGCATGATCCTCGTGGCAGTTGGGATGGCCTTGCAGATTCTACCTCTTCTGGTCCTTGGCCAAGTGCTGGTCGGGGCTGCCTTCGGCTCCAGCTGGTCCTATCTCAACCAGATGCTGATGGCCTCAAGCCCGGCATCCGAACGGGACAAAACCTCCGGCCTGTTGCCCACCCTGCAATCGGCTGGCTACGCCATTGGCGCGGCCCTTGCCGGGCTCACCGCCAACAGTCTCGGCTTTGCCGGTAGTTCGGACGCGGACAGGCTGCACCTTGTTCTTTCAGCCACTTTCGTGGCTCCCATCCTCTGGACGCTTCCCGCCATCATTCTGGCGCAGCGGACACTGCGGCTCGCTCCCGCACCTTGGGGTCCCGGCTTGTCCTGA
- a CDS encoding DUF1344 domain-containing protein, translating to MRILISLLLGTASLLSPIAAYAGSHDVEATIAAVNVDAMSLMLDDGKTYTVPDEFNFEGLEKGQKVIVFYTEVDGKRVIDDLEVVQ from the coding sequence ATGCGTATCCTGATATCCCTGCTTCTTGGTACAGCCAGCCTCCTGTCTCCGATTGCCGCCTATGCCGGCAGTCACGATGTCGAGGCAACGATCGCAGCCGTCAATGTCGACGCCATGAGCCTGATGCTCGACGACGGCAAGACCTATACGGTTCCGGACGAATTCAATTTCGAAGGGCTGGAAAAGGGTCAGAAGGTCATTGTCTTCTACACGGAAGTCGACGGCAAGCGCGTCATCGACGATCTTGAGGTCGTCCAGTAA
- the fabI gene encoding enoyl-ACP reductase FabI, with the protein MVQGSGLMAGKRGVIMGVANNRSIAWGIAKACREQGAEIALTWQGDALKKRVEPLAVELDAFLAGDCDVTNLESIDAVFANLEAKWGKIDFVVHAIAFSDKDELTGRYIDTTRDNFARTMDISVYSFTAVAARAEKIMNDGGSLLTLTYYGAEKVMPHYNVMGVAKAALEASVRYLAVDMGGRGIRVNAISAGPIKTLAASGIGDFRYILKWNEYHSPLKRNVTTDEVGQSGMYLLSDLSTGVSGEVHHVDCGYHTVGMKAVDAPDISVAKD; encoded by the coding sequence ATGGTTCAAGGTTCAGGCCTCATGGCCGGCAAGCGCGGCGTCATCATGGGCGTCGCCAACAATCGCTCCATCGCCTGGGGCATTGCCAAGGCCTGCCGTGAACAGGGCGCAGAGATTGCACTGACCTGGCAGGGTGATGCGCTGAAGAAGCGCGTCGAGCCGCTGGCCGTCGAACTGGACGCCTTCCTCGCCGGCGACTGCGACGTCACCAATCTCGAAAGCATCGATGCTGTCTTCGCCAATCTCGAAGCCAAGTGGGGCAAGATCGACTTCGTCGTTCACGCGATCGCCTTTTCCGACAAGGACGAGCTGACCGGCCGCTACATCGACACGACGCGCGACAACTTCGCCCGGACGATGGATATCTCGGTCTATTCCTTCACGGCGGTTGCAGCGCGCGCCGAGAAGATCATGAACGATGGCGGCTCGCTCCTGACGCTCACCTATTACGGCGCCGAAAAGGTCATGCCGCATTACAACGTCATGGGTGTGGCGAAGGCGGCACTGGAAGCCTCCGTGCGTTACCTCGCCGTCGACATGGGCGGCCGCGGCATCCGCGTCAACGCCATCTCGGCCGGCCCGATCAAGACGCTTGCCGCTTCCGGCATCGGCGACTTCCGCTACATTCTCAAGTGGAACGAGTACCACTCTCCGCTCAAGCGCAACGTGACGACCGACGAGGTCGGCCAGTCGGGCATGTATCTGCTGTCGGATCTGTCGACCGGCGTTTCTGGTGAAGTGCACCACGTCGATTGCGGCTACCACACGGTCGGCATGAAAGCCGTGGACGCGCCCGACATCTCCGTCGCCAAGGATTGA
- a CDS encoding DUF2243 domain-containing protein has product MPDAHEPNRHQTERRPWLAVGALGFALGGFFDGILLHQILQWHHLLSGLPGKAGDLRFLVMTDGLFHLAMYAVAFAGLWGLWRARKSLGNVPRSRPVIAWVLIGFASWHGIDGILSHWLLGIHRIRMDSDMPLVWDVLWLLVFGLLPLSLGLKMRLDGGDGGGIGAGTHATRSAWLLAILTVGAGLAQALPPPTDQPVMVMFREGLSPEGAMAAIEAVDGRLLGQDATGTLWAVQVPPIRSPASLYLHGALLVSGTGVFAGCLDYTTPQEA; this is encoded by the coding sequence ATGCCAGATGCACACGAACCGAACCGCCATCAGACTGAACGGAGACCCTGGCTCGCCGTTGGTGCCCTCGGTTTTGCTCTCGGAGGTTTCTTCGACGGCATCCTGCTGCATCAGATCCTGCAATGGCATCATTTGCTAAGCGGTCTGCCGGGCAAGGCCGGCGATCTGCGTTTCCTGGTGATGACTGACGGCCTCTTTCATCTGGCGATGTATGCCGTGGCCTTTGCTGGTCTCTGGGGCCTTTGGCGCGCACGCAAATCCCTGGGCAACGTCCCCCGGAGCCGCCCTGTCATCGCCTGGGTGCTCATCGGTTTCGCCAGTTGGCACGGGATCGATGGGATCCTGTCGCATTGGCTACTCGGCATCCACCGCATTCGGATGGACAGCGACATGCCGCTGGTCTGGGATGTGCTGTGGCTGCTGGTGTTTGGTCTGCTGCCCCTGTCCTTGGGCCTGAAGATGCGTCTCGACGGAGGCGACGGAGGCGGCATTGGCGCAGGGACCCATGCGACGCGCTCGGCCTGGCTTCTTGCCATTTTAACGGTCGGGGCCGGCCTTGCTCAGGCGCTTCCCCCGCCGACGGACCAGCCTGTCATGGTGATGTTTCGCGAGGGCCTTTCGCCGGAGGGCGCCATGGCGGCGATCGAAGCCGTCGACGGCCGGCTGCTCGGCCAGGATGCAACGGGCACTTTGTGGGCGGTTCAAGTCCCGCCCATTCGATCGCCCGCATCGCTTTACCTACACGGTGCTCTTCTCGTCAGCGGCACCGGCGTCTTTGCCGGATGCCTCGATTATACCACGCCGCAGGAGGCCTGA
- a CDS encoding type II toxin-antitoxin system RelE/ParE family toxin — protein sequence MTGYLFHPIADAEQDEIFLFMRERWGQRQAETYIRELHAHLELLAASRGLWRALPNRVGILIRSDVTLYVSRHQRHYIFFRELPSGSIGILRLVDVRRDMPRKLRADLARIAREVIE from the coding sequence ATGACCGGATACCTGTTCCACCCGATCGCGGATGCTGAACAGGACGAAATATTTCTTTTCATGCGAGAGCGCTGGGGCCAACGCCAAGCGGAAACCTATATCCGGGAACTGCATGCGCATCTCGAACTGCTCGCGGCGTCTCGCGGTCTCTGGCGTGCGCTACCGAACCGCGTGGGCATCCTGATCCGTAGCGACGTCACGCTCTATGTCTCCCGCCACCAGCGACATTACATCTTCTTCCGTGAACTGCCGAGCGGCTCGATCGGCATACTGAGGCTCGTGGATGTGCGACGAGACATGCCGAGAAAACTTCGCGCCGACCTCGCCCGGATCGCGCGCGAGGTGATCGAATGA
- the soxR gene encoding redox-sensitive transcriptional activator SoxR: MAKENSLLSVGDVARRSGLAVSAIHFYERKGLIAADRTGGNQRRYGRDVLRRLALIRAAQEVGLPLSEVADALASLPAGRTPTPADWRRIASGWAERLDARIRVLQRLRHDLDGCIGCGCLSTKRCQLINPADTLANEGTGGVALRR; encoded by the coding sequence ATGGCGAAAGAAAACTCTCTCCTCAGTGTCGGGGATGTCGCAAGGCGCAGCGGCCTTGCCGTCTCGGCCATCCATTTCTACGAGCGCAAGGGCCTGATCGCGGCCGACCGCACCGGCGGAAACCAGCGGCGCTACGGCCGCGATGTGCTGAGGCGCCTTGCCCTGATCCGTGCGGCCCAGGAGGTTGGGCTGCCATTGTCGGAAGTTGCCGACGCGCTTGCGAGCCTGCCCGCCGGACGCACGCCGACACCCGCCGACTGGCGCCGCATCGCAAGTGGCTGGGCGGAGAGGCTCGACGCGCGCATCCGCGTGCTCCAGCGCCTGCGCCACGATCTCGACGGCTGCATCGGTTGCGGTTGCCTGTCGACGAAGCGTTGCCAGTTGATCAATCCGGCGGACACGCTGGCGAACGAGGGGACGGGTGGGGTGGCGCTGCGCAGGTAA